One region of Tamandua tetradactyla isolate mTamTet1 chromosome 6, mTamTet1.pri, whole genome shotgun sequence genomic DNA includes:
- the RAPGEFL1 gene encoding rap guanine nucleotide exchange factor-like 1: protein MKPLEKFLKKQTSQLAGRTVAGGPGGGPGSCGGPGGGGGPGGGGGPAGGPRPLQRRQSVSRLLLPAFLREPPAEPGLEPPAEEEGGELAGVAEELGGGGPCWLQLEEVPGPGPLGGGGPLRSPSSYSSDELSPGEPLTSPPWAPLGAPERPEHLLNRVLERLAGGATRDSAASDVLLDDIVLTHSLFLPTEKFLQELHQYFVQAGGMEGPEGMGQKQACLAMLLHFLDTYQGLLQEEEGAGHIIKDLYLLIMKDESLYQDLREDTLRLHQLVETVELKIPEESQPPSKQVKPLFRHFRRIDSCLQTRVAFRGSDEIFCRVYMADHSYVTIRSRLSASVQDILGSVTEKLQYSEEPAGREDSLILVAVASSGEKVLLQPTEDCVFTTLGINSHLFACTRDSYEALVPLPEEIQVSPGDTEIHRVEPEDVANHLTAFHWELFRCVHELEFVDYVFHGERGRRETANLELLLQRCSEVTHWVATEVLLCEAPGKRAQLLKKFIKIAAICKQNQDLLSFYAVVMGLDNAAVSRLRLTWEKLPGKFKNLFRKFENLTDPCRNHKSYREVISKMKPPVIPFVPLILKDLTFLHEGSKTLVDGLVNIEKLHSVAEKVRTIRKYRSRPLCLDMEASPQHLQIKAYVRQFQVIDNQNLLFELSYKLEANSQ, encoded by the exons CCGGGGGACCGCGGCCGCTGCAGCGGCGTCAGAGCGTGTCTCGCCTGCTGCTCCCAGCTTTCCTCCGGGAGCCCCCTGCCGAGCCGGGGCTGGAGCCGCCCGCTGAGGAGGAAGGGGGAGAGCTGGCGGGGGTCGCGGAGGAGCTGGGCGGCGGGGGGCCCTGTTGGCTGCAGCTGGAGGAGGTGCCGGGGCCCGGGCCGCTCGGGGGAGGGGGTCCCCTGCGCTCCCCTTCCTCGTACTCATCAGACGAGCTGTCCCCGGGCGAGCCCCTGACTTCACCGCCCTGGGCCCCCCTGGGCGCCCCCGAGCGGCCGGAGCATCTTCTGAACCGGGTTCTGGAGCGGCTGGCGGGAGGGGCCACCAGGGACAGCGCCGCCTCAG ATGTCCTGCTGGATGACATCGTCCTCACccactctctcttccttcccacgGAGAAATTTCTGCAGGAGCTACACCAGTA CTTTGTTCAGGCAGGGGGCATGGAAGGTCCCGAGGGGATGGGCCAGAAGCAGGCCTGTCTAGCAATGCTGCTCCATTTCTTGGATACCTATCAGGGGCTGCTGCAGGAGGAAGAGGGGGCTGGACACATTATCAAG gATCTGTACCTGCTGATTATGAAGGATGAGTCCCTTTACCAGGACCTCCGAGAAGACACACTGCGGCTGCACCAGCTTGTGGAGACAGTAGAGCTAAA GATCCCAGAGGAGAGCCAGCCACCCAGCAAGCAGGTGAAGCCACTCTTTCGCCACTTCCGCCGGATAGACTCCTGTCTGCAGACCCGAGTGGCCTTCCGGGGCTCTGATGAGA TTTTCTGCCGGGTCTACATGGCTGACCACTCTTACGTGACCATACGCAGCCGCCTTTCAGCATCTGTGCAGGACATCCTGGGCTCTGTGACGGAGAAGCTGCAGTACTCGGAGGAGCCTGCAGGACGTGAGGATTCTCTCATCCTGGTAGCTGTGGCATCCTCTGGAG AGAAAGTCCTTCTCCAGCCCACTGAGGACTGTGTTTTCACCACACTGGGCATCAACAGCCACCTGTTTGCCTGCACCCGGGATAGCTACGAGGCCCTG GTTCCCCTCCCCGAGGAGATCCAGGTCTCCCCTGGCGACACAGAGATCCACCGAGTGGAGCCTGAGGATGTTGCTAACCACCTTACCGCCTTCCACTGGGAACTGTTCCGATGTGTGCACGAG CTGGAGTTCGTGGACTACGTGTTTCACGGCGAGCGCGGGCGTCGGGAGACCGCCAACCTAGAGCTGCTGCTGCAGCGCTGCAGCGAGGTCACGCACTGGGTGGCCACCGAGGTGCTGCTCTGCGAGGCCCCGGGCAAGCGCGCGCAGCTGCTCAAGAAGTTCATCAAGATCGCGGCCAT CTGCAAGCAGAACCAGGACCTGCTGTCCTTCTACGCCGTGGTCATGGGGCTGGACAATGCGGCGGTCAGCCGCCTGCGGCTCACTTGGGAG AAGCTGCCAGGGAAATTCAAGAACCTGTTCCGCAAATTTGAGAACCTGACA GACCCCTGCAGGAACCACAAAAGCTACCGAGAAGTGATCTCCAAAATGAAACCTCCTGTGATTCCCTTCGTGCCTCTGATCCTCAAAG ACCTGACATTCCTGCACGAGGGGAGTAAGACCCTTGTAGATGGTTTGGTGAACATCGAGAAGCTG CATTCCGTGGCGGAAAAAGTGAGGACAATCCGCAAATACCGGAGTCGGCCCCTTT GCCTGGATATGGAGGCGTCCCCTCAGCACCTGCAGATCAAAGCCTATGTGCGCCAGTTCCAGGTAATCGATAACCAGAACCTCCTCTTCGAGCTGTCCTACAAGCTGGAGGCTAATAGTCAGTGA